A single region of the Candidatus Bathyarchaeota archaeon genome encodes:
- a CDS encoding extracellular solute-binding protein has protein sequence MSEEKKVSRRGWIKYAGAGVVVVAAAAGAGYYATQPKPTPTPTTPTPTTPTPTTTPTPTPTPKPKKLVVWGRASYAPAQQYWANDVFRRWADEKGIGIEITWIPVADCAPKMAAAVAAGTPPDVVIGGTPYMIYAERGLLAPVTDIVNKLGRDDIYDIKLRQGTWDGETYAISSGFELTWLHVRKDFAEKAGVTKLFPFKTVDDLYEASKKMTGIEKDVYGIGIPLGGSGFDCGWTFHEFLYGFGGKYATGRSSTEVVIGKEPNRSAAKKALQVLKKIYDEKWTPPDSGEWTDISNNLAYLGGKVAMTSNPMSIWYAIMTGKPELVPKTMLVPDLFPIDLGDEACFVFKGPNQDLGKELILKFFEDKEAYRKGWCAQSFWYNLPIFKSQMNAISKEWKEGKYPYWGIDPAEAVSRALTVDPILPPIGVVDSWYRGWGANDMVVRAVVKGEDPDKVIDSVQKTLEDAMLKEYKK, from the coding sequence TTGTCTGAGGAGAAGAAGGTTTCTAGAAGAGGCTGGATTAAGTATGCTGGGGCAGGGGTTGTAGTTGTAGCCGCTGCAGCTGGAGCAGGATACTACGCAACACAGCCTAAACCAACACCTACACCAACCACGCCCACACCTACAACACCAACGCCAACCACTACACCAACACCTACTCCGACGCCCAAACCTAAGAAACTGGTTGTCTGGGGTAGGGCTTCATATGCGCCTGCACAGCAGTATTGGGCGAACGATGTCTTCCGTCGATGGGCTGACGAGAAAGGCATCGGCATAGAGATCACTTGGATTCCTGTTGCTGACTGTGCGCCCAAGATGGCCGCGGCCGTTGCCGCAGGAACCCCACCTGACGTCGTCATAGGTGGGACACCATACATGATATATGCTGAGAGAGGTCTCCTTGCTCCTGTTACAGATATCGTGAACAAGCTTGGAAGGGATGATATATATGATATAAAGTTGAGGCAGGGAACATGGGATGGTGAGACATACGCCATCTCAAGCGGTTTCGAGTTGACATGGTTGCATGTTAGAAAAGACTTTGCTGAGAAGGCTGGAGTTACGAAACTATTCCCCTTCAAGACGGTGGACGATCTCTATGAGGCTTCCAAGAAGATGACGGGGATAGAGAAGGATGTGTATGGTATCGGCATACCGCTCGGGGGCTCAGGATTCGACTGCGGATGGACCTTCCATGAGTTCCTATATGGTTTCGGAGGAAAATATGCGACGGGCAGGTCGTCGACGGAAGTCGTTATCGGTAAGGAGCCGAACCGTTCAGCGGCGAAGAAGGCCCTACAGGTCCTGAAGAAGATATATGATGAGAAGTGGACACCCCCCGACTCTGGCGAGTGGACAGACATATCGAACAACCTAGCCTATCTTGGTGGGAAAGTTGCGATGACATCGAATCCTATGAGCATCTGGTATGCAATAATGACTGGAAAGCCGGAGCTTGTCCCGAAGACCATGCTCGTCCCAGACCTGTTCCCCATAGACCTGGGTGATGAGGCCTGCTTCGTATTCAAAGGTCCAAACCAAGACTTGGGCAAAGAGCTTATCCTGAAATTCTTCGAGGATAAAGAGGCCTATAGGAAAGGGTGGTGTGCCCAATCGTTCTGGTATAATCTACCTATATTCAAGAGCCAAATGAATGCGATAAGTAAGGAGTGGAAGGAGGGCAAGTATCCGTACTGGGGAATAGACCCGGCTGAAGCTGTTTCCAGAGCCCTCACAGTAGATCCGATACTCCCCCCCATCGGTGTCGTCGACAGTTGGTATCGTGGATGGGGTGCGAATGACATGGTGGTGAGAGCTGTCGTCAAGGGCGAGGACCCAGATAAGGTCATCGACTCCGTCCAGAAGACTCTTGAGGACGCCATGCTGAAAGAGTATAAAAAGTGA
- a CDS encoding AbrB/MazE/SpoVT family DNA-binding domain-containing protein, translated as MDKSGCVTIPKEVRYEPGIGERDLIRIERRNDDILLKRLV; from the coding sequence ATAGATAAGTCAGGTTGTGTAACCATTCCGAAAGAGGTTAGATATGAGCCGGGAATCGGGGAAAGGGATCTCATCAGAATTGAGAGAAGAAATGACGATATCCTACTCAAACGCCTCGTCTAG
- a CDS encoding 3-oxoacyl-ACP reductase FabG, protein MRLDGKVALVTGASKGIGRAIAVAFAREGADVAINYLTSEDDAKKVFETVTSMGRRSVLIKADVSKSDQVKMMVDRVIGEFGRIDILVNNAGFTKMASILELTEDVWDEIVDVNMKGTYLVSREVLKHMVDRKSGVIINMASVAGIVGETALPGNLHYNAAKQGIVAMTRTMARAFAPDIRVNAIAPGVILTDFHARAGVTEEKIKKRIQDVPLLRAGRPEEIASVAVFLASEDSSYITGQTIVVDGGLGMP, encoded by the coding sequence ATGAGGTTGGACGGTAAAGTTGCGCTTGTAACCGGAGCTAGTAAGGGAATTGGGAGGGCGATAGCGGTAGCATTCGCAAGGGAAGGAGCTGATGTCGCTATAAACTATCTAACCTCTGAGGATGATGCTAAGAAGGTTTTCGAGACCGTGACTTCGATGGGCAGAAGATCCGTCCTCATCAAGGCCGACGTTTCAAAGTCAGACCAGGTTAAGATGATGGTAGATAGGGTTATCGGTGAGTTTGGCCGCATCGATATTCTTGTGAACAACGCCGGCTTTACTAAGATGGCGAGTATCTTAGAGTTGACTGAAGATGTTTGGGATGAGATAGTTGACGTGAACATGAAGGGAACTTACCTTGTATCCAGGGAGGTTCTCAAACATATGGTTGATAGGAAGAGTGGGGTCATCATCAACATGGCCTCGGTTGCAGGGATCGTCGGGGAGACAGCTCTACCTGGGAACCTCCACTATAACGCGGCCAAGCAGGGAATAGTCGCTATGACTAGAACCATGGCTAGGGCTTTCGCACCCGATATCAGGGTCAACGCAATCGCACCAGGGGTTATACTGACCGACTTCCATGCTAGAGCAGGGGTGACTGAGGAGAAGATAAAGAAACGGATTCAAGACGTCCCCCTCCTTCGTGCTGGAAGACCAGAGGAAATTGCGAGTGTAGCAGTATTCCTAGCGTCGGAGGATTCAAGCTACATTACGGGCCAGACCATCGTGGTCGACGGTGGACTTGGGATGCCTTAA
- the dapA gene encoding 4-hydroxy-tetrahydrodipicolinate synthase yields the protein MRIHRFEGVIPPMVTPLTKDGDVDLEGLVEVTRFLIDGGVHGLFPLGTIGEGPKFSREERRKIIETVVGEADKKGIPVIPGAGGITTRDTITYTKDAKDAGAAGVVIHPPWYFHPTPEALLKHYRRIADEVDLPIILYNIPSFAGYEIPAEVVVKASQSKNIAGIKDSSANMLYYQQLIASCPKEFNVIQGYGSLFLPSLSLGGKATMAGEANVAPKIMVGIYENFIKGDLEEARRLHYKIVSLLPVFGYGTFPVGVKVAMNMMGLRAGYVREPSAELDDQKVEKIRQVLKDVGLI from the coding sequence ATGAGGATACATCGTTTTGAAGGTGTGATTCCGCCGATGGTCACACCCCTAACCAAGGATGGAGATGTTGACCTAGAAGGCTTGGTTGAGGTTACACGTTTCCTGATCGATGGAGGTGTACACGGCCTCTTTCCTCTCGGCACAATCGGTGAGGGACCAAAATTCAGCAGGGAAGAGAGGAGAAAGATAATAGAGACTGTGGTTGGGGAGGCTGATAAGAAAGGAATCCCAGTCATACCTGGAGCTGGAGGTATAACTACTCGGGATACCATCACCTACACGAAGGATGCGAAGGACGCTGGGGCAGCCGGAGTGGTTATCCACCCACCATGGTATTTTCATCCAACCCCTGAAGCTTTACTGAAGCATTACAGAAGGATCGCCGATGAGGTGGACCTACCAATAATCTTATACAATATACCGTCTTTCGCCGGATACGAGATTCCTGCGGAAGTTGTGGTCAAGGCCTCTCAGAGTAAGAACATAGCCGGTATAAAGGACAGTAGCGCCAACATGTTATACTATCAACAGTTGATCGCATCTTGCCCTAAGGAATTCAATGTGATTCAAGGCTACGGTTCTTTGTTCCTCCCTTCTTTATCTTTGGGTGGGAAGGCCACAATGGCTGGGGAGGCCAATGTAGCTCCCAAGATAATGGTTGGGATATATGAGAATTTCATCAAAGGAGATCTGGAGGAGGCTAGGAGACTCCATTATAAGATAGTCTCCCTACTCCCAGTATTCGGTTACGGCACCTTCCCAGTGGGGGTTAAGGTTGCTATGAATATGATGGGTTTGAGGGCTGGCTATGTTAGGGAGCCCTCAGCGGAGCTCGATGATCAAAAAGTAGAAAAGATAAGACAGGTCTTAAAGGATGTAGGTCTAATATGA
- a CDS encoding hydroxyacid dehydrogenase — MSASRIDLGAPTWIYLSGPDIKMGCWVLARFSIFVTEPVPGIEAELTVLKDVDVRIKDRFLDRVDSEDLRNVDAVIAGDSKITRESLKAADRLKVIGRLGAGVDSVDVKACTEMGILVFNAPGLNAQSVAEHIMGLMVAVAKKFRTVDILVRSGRWAEKAHHIGYELFGKTLGIVGLGNIGSRLAKMAQAFGMAAIAYDPYIPVEKALSLNVKLVDLEVLLRDSDFISINAPLTEETKGLIGERQLRMMKRNAILINTARGGLVDEKALYEALKNNWIAGAGIDVLENEPVTDHPLFKLENVILTPHTASWTVEAFRRVVSTVCENILKTLNGGIPENLVNPEVLERTRL; from the coding sequence ATGTCGGCTAGCAGAATAGACCTTGGGGCTCCGACATGGATTTATCTATCGGGGCCAGATATAAAGATGGGATGCTGGGTCTTGGCAAGGTTCAGTATCTTCGTTACTGAGCCCGTCCCTGGAATAGAGGCTGAACTTACGGTATTGAAGGATGTGGATGTCAGGATAAAAGACAGATTTCTCGACAGGGTCGATAGTGAGGATTTACGCAACGTCGACGCGGTCATAGCTGGAGACTCTAAGATAACGAGGGAATCCCTGAAGGCCGCTGATAGACTCAAGGTTATTGGAAGATTGGGTGCAGGGGTTGACAGTGTAGATGTTAAAGCATGTACGGAGATGGGGATACTTGTATTCAACGCCCCAGGCCTGAACGCCCAGAGTGTAGCAGAACATATCATGGGACTGATGGTTGCGGTTGCGAAGAAGTTCAGAACGGTCGACATTCTAGTCAGGAGTGGAAGATGGGCTGAGAAAGCCCATCATATAGGATACGAACTCTTCGGGAAGACCTTGGGCATAGTAGGGCTCGGAAACATAGGGTCGAGGCTGGCGAAGATGGCTCAAGCATTTGGAATGGCGGCCATAGCATACGACCCCTACATACCAGTCGAGAAGGCTCTATCTCTCAATGTGAAACTTGTAGATCTGGAGGTCCTTCTGAGAGATTCAGACTTCATATCGATAAATGCGCCGTTAACAGAAGAGACTAAAGGTTTGATAGGTGAGAGGCAACTCAGAATGATGAAGAGAAATGCCATCCTGATAAATACTGCGAGGGGTGGGCTGGTCGACGAGAAAGCTCTATACGAGGCTCTCAAAAACAACTGGATCGCAGGTGCTGGAATAGATGTTTTGGAGAATGAGCCTGTGACTGACCACCCCCTGTTCAAACTTGAGAACGTGATCCTGACACCCCACACAGCATCATGGACTGTTGAAGCCTTCAGAAGAGTTGTCTCAACAGTATGCGAGAATATTCTCAAGACATTGAATGGTGGAATACCGGAGAATCTGGTCAACCCAGAAGTATTGGAGAGGACCAGACTATAG
- the pdxT gene encoding pyridoxal 5'-phosphate synthase glutaminase subunit PdxT gives MLKVGIVGVQGDIEEHALSVLKAMEGKGLIGKVLQVKSSDELSSVDGLIIPGGESTSIGSSLSSRGLLKPIRERLYDGMPALGTCAGLIVLAKKCYDRVVGDKSQPTLGVMDVVVERNFYGRQKESFEADLDIPILGAEKFRGVFIRAPTIVDAGPNVKVLSRLNESIVAVQEGNMIGTTFHPELVEDTRLHKYFLEIIEGNARPA, from the coding sequence TTGTTGAAGGTTGGAATAGTCGGGGTGCAAGGTGATATTGAGGAGCATGCACTATCAGTCTTGAAAGCTATGGAAGGCAAAGGCTTGATAGGTAAAGTCCTACAGGTAAAGTCCAGCGATGAGTTATCGTCTGTCGACGGACTCATCATCCCTGGCGGTGAGAGTACATCGATAGGTAGCTCTCTATCGTCCAGAGGACTGTTGAAGCCGATCAGGGAGAGGCTTTACGACGGTATGCCTGCCCTAGGAACATGTGCTGGTTTGATAGTTCTTGCTAAGAAATGTTATGACAGGGTCGTGGGTGATAAGAGTCAGCCGACCCTCGGGGTGATGGATGTTGTTGTTGAGAGGAACTTCTATGGAAGACAGAAAGAATCTTTCGAGGCAGACCTAGATATTCCAATTCTTGGCGCAGAAAAATTTAGAGGTGTATTTATCAGGGCCCCAACGATAGTAGATGCGGGTCCTAACGTTAAGGTTCTCAGCAGACTGAACGAGTCGATAGTCGCGGTTCAGGAGGGAAACATGATAGGAACCACCTTCCACCCTGAACTCGTAGAGGACACCAGGCTCCACAAATACTTCCTAGAGATAATAGAAGGTAATGCACGTCCGGCGTGA
- the pdxS gene encoding pyridoxal 5'-phosphate synthase lyase subunit PdxS translates to MISLAGTITSPKCIVREKLVEVDVVRGTTLVKRGFAHMLKHGVIMDVTNVEQAQVAEDAGAVAVMVLDKLPYDVRMAGGVARAASLRVIEEVLDNTTIPVMAKCRIGHTAEAKVLETVGVDMIDESEVLTPADEERHIWKWNFTTPFVNGARDLGEALRRIEEGAAMIRTKGEPGTGNVAEAIRHLRIVNGEIRRLRSIYESGDEQELVKAARDLKVCYELAAETGRLGRLPVVNFAAGGIATPADAALMMNLGCDGVFVGSGIFKSEDPAERARSIVTAVTYHDDPKIVAEAQRMVDEKKSMGGLDIHRLELKMQMRGTG, encoded by the coding sequence ATGATATCGCTGGCGGGTACCATTACGAGTCCAAAATGTATAGTCAGGGAGAAGCTCGTGGAGGTTGATGTTGTTAGGGGAACAACCCTCGTTAAGAGGGGTTTCGCACATATGTTGAAGCATGGTGTGATAATGGATGTTACCAACGTTGAGCAAGCCCAGGTGGCTGAGGACGCTGGGGCTGTAGCAGTAATGGTTCTGGATAAGCTTCCATATGATGTGAGGATGGCTGGTGGAGTGGCAAGGGCAGCCAGCCTCAGAGTCATCGAGGAGGTTCTGGACAACACAACAATTCCTGTAATGGCGAAGTGTCGTATAGGGCACACAGCCGAAGCGAAAGTATTGGAGACTGTTGGAGTAGACATGATAGATGAGTCTGAGGTCTTGACCCCAGCCGATGAGGAGAGGCATATATGGAAGTGGAATTTCACAACCCCATTCGTGAATGGTGCGAGAGACCTTGGTGAGGCCCTCCGAAGAATAGAGGAGGGTGCGGCGATGATCAGGACGAAGGGTGAGCCTGGAACAGGAAACGTGGCTGAGGCGATAAGACACTTGAGAATAGTCAACGGCGAGATCAGAAGACTCAGATCGATCTACGAGAGTGGCGACGAGCAGGAGCTTGTCAAGGCTGCTAGAGACTTAAAGGTATGCTATGAGCTTGCGGCTGAGACTGGTAGGCTCGGCAGGTTGCCTGTTGTAAACTTTGCGGCGGGTGGCATAGCAACCCCCGCCGACGCAGCTTTGATGATGAATCTTGGATGTGACGGTGTATTCGTAGGTTCAGGCATATTCAAGTCTGAGGACCCTGCTGAGAGGGCCAGATCAATAGTCACAGCGGTCACGTACCATGACGACCCGAAAATAGTCGCTGAGGCCCAGAGGATGGTAGATGAGAAGAAGTCTATGGGAGGCTTGGATATTCATAGACTTGAGTTGAAGATGCAGATGAGGGGCACGGGGTAG
- the thrC gene encoding threonine synthase yields the protein MDSCPKCGRALLLNMDFKEMVGKISRDTFRSRGKDIWRYLELLPDIDRERIVSLGEGGTALLQCGRLSKILGLRKLLIKDETTNPTGSFLDRGMTVAVSRANQLGYTSLRCVGVSGNFAASASAYASRAGLECTIYLAKEKVERLDLGKLYQIVAYGSNIMIEEESMDHSETGTPNKKIYILSPASPYFAVGEKTTAYELCEQLGWRTPDRIVVPMGHGEHISMIWIGMKELRSLGLISDLKTAMTGVQLEEYASLVDLFHGKSDEKYKGKCKTIAADLAMEKPVYGFLAIESMRETGGTGVKVKDSEVLDAMALLARTEGIFAEPAAASTIAGLRRLIDQGEVDRSEEVVCVVTGSGLKDPSTARRFVKRMKTIDAIVSQIESRKFTTRLGRTKIRILNIIGGRETYGYEIWSVLNERFKVGIDISSVYQHLSDLERGGLIRRTRIESVMGKPERQYYSLTDRGRNILKSAVEE from the coding sequence TTGGACTCATGCCCAAAATGCGGCAGAGCCCTTCTCCTGAACATGGACTTTAAGGAGATGGTGGGCAAAATCAGCCGAGACACGTTCAGGAGCAGGGGAAAGGACATATGGAGATATCTTGAGCTTCTACCGGACATAGATAGGGAGAGAATAGTCTCACTTGGGGAGGGTGGAACCGCCCTACTCCAATGTGGGAGACTCTCCAAGATCCTAGGATTGAGAAAACTACTTATCAAGGATGAGACCACAAACCCAACAGGATCCTTCCTTGACCGCGGAATGACAGTAGCGGTCTCGAGGGCAAACCAGCTTGGATACACATCATTGAGATGTGTTGGCGTCTCAGGAAACTTCGCAGCCTCAGCAAGCGCGTATGCCTCTAGGGCAGGCCTCGAATGCACCATATACCTAGCCAAGGAGAAGGTTGAGAGGCTGGACCTTGGAAAACTATACCAGATAGTCGCTTACGGGAGCAACATAATGATCGAAGAGGAGAGTATGGACCATAGTGAAACAGGCACACCCAACAAGAAAATATACATTCTATCGCCAGCAAGCCCATACTTCGCAGTGGGAGAGAAGACAACGGCCTACGAGCTGTGCGAGCAACTCGGCTGGCGCACCCCAGACAGAATAGTTGTGCCTATGGGCCATGGAGAGCACATATCCATGATCTGGATTGGGATGAAAGAGTTGAGGAGCCTAGGTTTGATCAGCGACCTGAAAACAGCGATGACAGGCGTTCAGTTGGAAGAGTATGCCAGTCTAGTGGACCTGTTCCACGGCAAGAGCGACGAAAAATACAAGGGTAAATGCAAGACCATAGCAGCCGACCTCGCTATGGAGAAGCCTGTATACGGATTCTTAGCGATAGAGTCGATGAGAGAGACTGGGGGGACAGGGGTCAAAGTCAAAGACTCCGAAGTCTTGGACGCTATGGCCCTGCTGGCAAGGACAGAGGGCATATTCGCCGAGCCCGCCGCAGCATCAACAATAGCAGGGTTAAGGAGACTCATAGATCAGGGTGAGGTCGACAGGTCTGAAGAAGTAGTATGCGTAGTCACAGGTTCAGGTTTGAAAGACCCCTCAACCGCACGCAGATTTGTAAAAAGAATGAAAACCATAGATGCGATAGTAAGCCAGATAGAATCAAGAAAATTCACAACCAGGCTTGGAAGGACAAAGATCAGGATCCTGAATATCATAGGTGGAAGGGAGACTTACGGATACGAGATTTGGAGTGTTCTGAATGAAAGATTCAAGGTGGGAATAGACATCTCAAGTGTATACCAGCATCTCTCCGACCTTGAGAGAGGAGGCCTGATAAGGAGAACCAGAATAGAGAGTGTCATGGGGAAGCCTGAGAGACAATACTATTCCCTAACTGATAGGGGAAGAAACATCCTGAAGTCTGCTGTGGAAGAATAG
- a CDS encoding KaiC domain-containing protein, with amino-acid sequence MHRLSTGVVELDRTIGGGIPEGFFVAITGEPGTGKTILCIHFTWQGVVDGDLCIYVTTEESRASIMRQAAQFGFNLEKAVDDRRLIIVDALMGLEDQWSLKSLEMEELVSKIIEAKKSLGYGRARLIIDSLSAFWLDRPAMARRYSYFAKKVLAKWNFTILATSQYAITTSDAFGFGLEHIADGIIRFRRSVKAGRLRRYVLVEKMRQTPHSLNMHEITIVDGKGLIILGPTESRREDVSLPREVTEKMMEAKRLKEEEIS; translated from the coding sequence ATTCATAGGTTGTCGACTGGAGTGGTTGAACTTGACAGAACTATCGGCGGCGGAATACCCGAAGGTTTCTTCGTTGCAATAACAGGTGAGCCTGGAACCGGAAAGACAATCTTATGCATCCACTTCACTTGGCAGGGTGTGGTTGATGGGGATCTATGTATCTATGTTACTACTGAGGAGAGTCGAGCCTCTATTATGAGGCAGGCAGCCCAGTTTGGATTCAACCTTGAAAAGGCTGTGGACGATAGGAGGCTGATCATTGTGGATGCTCTTATGGGTCTGGAGGATCAGTGGTCCTTGAAGAGTTTGGAGATGGAGGAGCTTGTCAGTAAGATTATTGAGGCGAAGAAGAGTCTTGGTTACGGCAGAGCTAGGCTCATTATAGATAGTCTATCAGCATTCTGGCTTGACAGGCCGGCTATGGCTAGGCGTTACTCATACTTTGCAAAGAAGGTTCTGGCGAAATGGAACTTCACAATTCTTGCAACATCCCAATATGCGATAACAACATCCGACGCTTTCGGATTCGGCCTCGAACATATAGCGGATGGGATAATAAGGTTCAGGAGGTCGGTTAAGGCTGGGAGACTGCGCAGGTATGTTCTTGTTGAGAAGATGAGGCAGACACCTCACAGCCTCAACATGCATGAAATCACTATTGTGGACGGGAAGGGATTGATTATTCTCGGCCCCACAGAGTCTAGAAGGGAGGATGTCTCTCTGCCGAGGGAGGTTACTGAGAAGATGATGGAGGCCAAGAGATTAAAGGAGGAAGAAATCTCCTGA
- a CDS encoding DUF488 domain-containing protein has protein sequence MNIIYTVGHSTRTIEEFIEILSDYSVETVVDVRRWPTSKKHPHYCIDSLRENLLRVGIRYRWMGENLGGYVKNGLGDESPNMGWKSRGFRNYADYAMTQRFRAGLDEVASIGFNETVACMCAERFYWRCHRRILSDYLTIRGFKVIHIVDSGKTVEHTLPEYAAVKGDVIVYRDKVRGVFLADSFGLRQASTS, from the coding sequence ATGAATATTATATATACGGTAGGTCACTCTACAAGAACTATCGAAGAATTCATAGAAATCCTAAGTGACTATTCCGTCGAGACTGTCGTCGATGTTAGAAGGTGGCCGACCTCAAAGAAGCATCCACATTACTGTATAGATTCTCTCAGGGAGAACTTGCTCAGGGTCGGTATTCGATACAGGTGGATGGGTGAGAATCTTGGCGGATATGTAAAGAACGGTTTGGGCGATGAATCGCCCAATATGGGATGGAAGAGTAGAGGATTCAGGAATTACGCTGATTATGCTATGACCCAGAGGTTCAGGGCTGGGTTAGACGAGGTCGCCTCCATAGGATTTAATGAGACTGTTGCTTGTATGTGCGCTGAAAGATTCTATTGGCGCTGTCACCGGCGAATATTATCTGACTATCTAACAATCCGAGGATTCAAGGTTATACATATAGTCGATTCAGGGAAGACGGTTGAGCACACCTTACCCGAATACGCTGCAGTGAAGGGCGACGTAATAGTATACAGGGATAAGGTGCGAGGCGTATTCTTGGCAGACTCCTTTGGGTTGCGTCAAGCCTCGACATCTTAA
- a CDS encoding site-2 protease family protein, producing MSLRIGRLAGFQITVHYSWILIFMLIIIILATGYMPHHYPGLTGVSYWVIGLMAAGLLFLSVLFHELSHSIVARRYGIPITRITLFFFGGVAEMIEEPQDPKVELKMASAGPASSILLAIIFGSATQASSTLRMAPEIIAPLNYGFIINLFLAGFNLLPGFPMDGGRILRATIWMWTGNIVKATRIATSVGVGLAYAMVGVGFLAAFTGSWINGLWLVFIGLFIKGGAESSLRHTIINRALLGVAVRDIMTREVKTVWPELTVEDFVSEYLLRFRHEVYPVLVDGQILGMVSIQDAKKVPKERWGVTYIKDVMKPHNMIVTVRPDQEAVEALMKMSRHDVGQLLVVDNSNLIGIVTHSDLLHMVKTRTELNL from the coding sequence TTGTCTCTTAGAATAGGAAGACTGGCTGGATTCCAGATAACAGTGCACTACAGTTGGATTCTCATATTTATGCTGATTATAATCATACTGGCAACAGGCTATATGCCCCACCACTATCCAGGATTAACTGGCGTCTCCTATTGGGTCATCGGCTTAATGGCGGCTGGGCTGCTGTTCCTATCAGTTCTCTTTCATGAGCTCAGCCATTCGATAGTAGCCCGAAGATACGGGATCCCAATAACACGGATCACCCTCTTCTTCTTCGGTGGAGTTGCCGAGATGATTGAGGAGCCCCAAGACCCGAAGGTTGAGTTGAAGATGGCTTCGGCTGGTCCTGCCTCAAGCATCCTGCTGGCAATCATCTTCGGCTCAGCCACCCAAGCATCATCAACTCTCAGAATGGCGCCTGAAATAATTGCGCCCCTCAACTACGGATTTATAATAAACCTATTCCTTGCAGGTTTCAACCTTCTACCAGGCTTCCCCATGGATGGTGGAAGAATACTCAGGGCAACGATCTGGATGTGGACGGGAAATATTGTCAAGGCAACCAGAATAGCAACCAGCGTAGGAGTAGGGTTAGCTTACGCGATGGTTGGGGTGGGGTTCCTAGCAGCATTCACAGGCTCATGGATAAACGGATTGTGGCTTGTATTCATAGGACTATTCATTAAGGGAGGAGCTGAGTCTAGCCTGAGACATACCATAATCAACAGGGCCCTGCTAGGGGTAGCTGTCAGAGACATAATGACAAGAGAAGTGAAGACTGTGTGGCCAGAGTTGACTGTTGAAGATTTCGTTTCAGAGTATCTGTTAAGGTTCAGGCATGAAGTGTATCCTGTGCTTGTGGATGGGCAGATACTTGGGATGGTATCCATTCAAGATGCGAAGAAGGTGCCGAAGGAGCGGTGGGGGGTAACCTACATAAAGGATGTGATGAAGCCACATAACATGATCGTCACTGTGAGGCCTGACCAAGAGGCCGTTGAAGCCCTTATGAAGATGTCAAGGCATGATGTCGGCCAACTCTTGGTTGTAGACAATAGTAACCTCATCGGCATAGTCACGCACAGTGACCTATTACACATGGTGAAGACTAGAACTGAACTGAATCTATAA